Proteins encoded within one genomic window of uncultured Draconibacterium sp.:
- a CDS encoding OmpH family outer membrane protein: protein MKKIILSIAVIFSVTLFANAQKYAFIDSEYIMENIPSFDAAQEQLNQLSSQYQKELESMHAEIEQMYQDFQAESVLLSEDMKRKREDVIITKEKDYKNLQRKYFGPSGDLFKKRQGLIKPIQDDIFNAVQEIATDGSYAVIFDKAGDATLFYTNPRYDLSDEVLRKLGYK from the coding sequence ATGAAGAAAATTATTTTATCAATTGCAGTAATATTTTCAGTAACATTATTTGCAAACGCTCAGAAATACGCGTTTATTGATTCTGAGTACATTATGGAAAACATTCCATCGTTTGACGCTGCGCAGGAGCAACTTAATCAGTTGTCGTCGCAATACCAAAAAGAGCTGGAATCGATGCATGCTGAGATCGAACAGATGTATCAGGATTTTCAGGCTGAAAGTGTGCTGTTATCTGAAGACATGAAACGCAAGCGCGAAGATGTGATTATTACAAAAGAAAAAGATTATAAGAATTTGCAACGTAAGTATTTTGGTCCAAGTGGCGACCTGTTCAAAAAGCGTCAGGGATTGATTAAACCTATTCAGGACGACATCTTCAATGCCGTTCAGGAAATAGCTACCGATGGTAGTTATGCCGTAATTTTTGATAAGGCCGGCGACGCTACTTTATTCTATACCAACCCACGTTACGATCTCAGCGACGAAGTACTGAGAAAACTGGGGTATAAATAG
- the murI gene encoding glutamate racemase: MKSSPIGVFDSGYGGLTVLKELIKSIPEYDFLYLGDNARTPYGTRSFDVVYDYTLQAVKYLFAQGCPLVIIACNTASAKALRNIQMLDLPHLAPDNRVLGVIRPSVEKVSEITKNGHVGVLGTVGTVVSESYPIELEKWSEGHVKSTVQEACPMWVPLVENNEMDNPGADYFVKKNIASVFQKDKSLDTLILGCTHYPLLIDVIKKYVPENINILTQGAIVAEKLVDYLQRHPEIEKRLTKGSSLEYQTTESAATFESKAALFMGREVNAKTVHL; encoded by the coding sequence ATGAAATCCTCTCCAATTGGAGTTTTTGATTCCGGGTATGGCGGCTTGACCGTTTTAAAAGAGCTGATTAAATCGATACCCGAATACGACTTCTTATATCTTGGCGACAATGCACGAACACCTTACGGTACACGGTCGTTCGATGTGGTTTATGATTACACTTTGCAGGCAGTAAAATATTTATTTGCGCAAGGATGCCCGCTGGTAATTATTGCCTGTAACACAGCTTCGGCAAAGGCTTTGCGCAATATTCAAATGTTGGATTTGCCGCACCTGGCTCCCGATAATCGAGTGTTGGGTGTAATTCGCCCAAGTGTTGAAAAAGTATCGGAAATTACGAAGAATGGACATGTTGGCGTTTTGGGAACGGTAGGAACGGTGGTGTCGGAGTCGTATCCTATTGAATTGGAGAAGTGGTCGGAAGGACATGTGAAATCAACTGTTCAGGAGGCTTGCCCAATGTGGGTGCCGCTTGTGGAGAATAATGAAATGGATAATCCGGGTGCCGACTATTTCGTGAAGAAAAATATCGCCTCCGTATTTCAGAAAGATAAATCGTTAGATACCCTTATTTTGGGGTGCACGCACTATCCTTTGCTGATTGATGTGATTAAAAAGTATGTGCCTGAGAATATAAATATATTGACACAGGGAGCCATTGTTGCCGAAAAACTGGTTGATTATTTGCAGCGTCATCCCGAAATAGAAAAACGATTAACGAAAGGTAGCAGTTTGGAATATCAAACCACCGAATCGGCTGCAACTTTCGAAAGCAAAGCTGCATTATTTATGGGACGCGAGGTGAACGCAAAAACGGTTCACCTCTAA
- a CDS encoding SusC/RagA family TonB-linked outer membrane protein, whose translation MKKITLIFTYLLFMVGLVQAQTSIITGTVTSEEDGMGIPGASISVKGTTTGTISDVDGNYSLKVPDDAVALVFSFVGMQTLEVEIAGRSVVDAAMESENIAVDEVVVTALGISREKKALGYAVQEVSGEELTKAKDPNIVNSLSGKIAGVQVTSATGAIGGSSRITIRGNSSFSNNQPMFVVDGVPISNYGSDVDQWGDVDFGNGASDLAPENIESITVLKGANAAALYGMNAANGVILITTKKADKSKGFEVQLNSSVTFSDAYIIPNYQNRYGQGSSASEFYYNNDDETSLNYQDWSDTYGFKYVDGRGSGVNDHLDESWGPRMDIGLQLSQFTSPVADGVYQKTPWISHPDNVKDFFETGVTVDNSLSIQGASDKGSTRLFLSRQDITGTIPNTDMDRTTASLSGSITAAKRLTAQGAVTYTQTKSDNVPSQGYTANNPMQSIGGWFGRQVDMAALKENWDTYNIHGNPYNWNSNFHNNPYWTVNKNTNSLQKDRIYGNMTLNYQLTDWLSVMGRLGVDWFHLFTKQVAADGSNGVQAGGEFTQKQTFQHELNTDLIFSFNKQITSDFGLNGTVGANYRDYNRHYTEFSASSLTVPDLYTIGNVNGNPSVSQFDSELQSNSVFGSVSFDYKKWLYLDLTGRNDWSSTLPADSWSFFYPSATMSWLATEALPIKSNILSFAKLRASWAQVGNATDPYQLSMTYESDDPYNGTTPFRLPLTLPPTGLKPEKVVSMEVGTELRFFNNRLGLNATYYDKVTKDQIMKVDISDAAGYDAVMINAGEIENKGIELELIGQVLKSKRGLNWEVMLNWAKNKNTVNKLYADLKKYQIGASWGAVTIEAIPGETFGVIKGYSYNRKNGDVVVGSNGLPTPGDAPDIIGNVMPDWIGGINNSFSWRNFNASFLVDMRWGGDVFSVTDWFGGMSGVSAETAQMASRQGAEGYNIREVGVVVGQDVLKDETVVKEDGSINDIVVSAQDYYKRYWGIEKAGIIDGSFIKLREITFGYTLPSSLLDKVGFIKSANISFVGRNMAILWTHKSNDIGIDPETAFGTTESGMGIEQYQLPATRNLGFKLSVTF comes from the coding sequence ATGAAAAAAATTACGCTAATTTTTACGTATTTGTTATTCATGGTTGGCCTTGTTCAGGCTCAAACCAGTATAATAACAGGTACCGTAACGTCCGAGGAGGACGGAATGGGTATACCCGGAGCTTCGATCTCCGTTAAAGGTACTACCACTGGAACAATTTCCGATGTTGATGGAAATTACTCGTTGAAAGTTCCCGATGATGCAGTTGCATTGGTTTTTTCGTTTGTAGGAATGCAAACCCTCGAAGTTGAAATTGCAGGACGCTCAGTTGTTGATGCGGCAATGGAGAGTGAAAACATTGCTGTTGACGAAGTTGTGGTAACTGCACTTGGTATTTCGCGCGAGAAGAAAGCACTGGGATATGCGGTGCAGGAGGTTTCGGGCGAGGAACTAACAAAAGCAAAAGACCCTAACATTGTTAATTCATTGTCAGGTAAAATCGCCGGTGTGCAGGTAACAAGTGCTACTGGTGCAATTGGAGGTTCTTCTCGTATTACCATTCGTGGTAACAGCTCGTTTAGTAACAACCAGCCAATGTTCGTGGTTGATGGTGTGCCAATCAGCAACTACGGATCAGATGTTGATCAGTGGGGTGACGTCGACTTTGGTAACGGTGCCTCTGACCTTGCTCCTGAAAACATCGAATCGATTACAGTTTTAAAAGGTGCAAACGCAGCTGCCTTGTATGGTATGAACGCTGCAAACGGTGTGATACTTATTACCACTAAGAAAGCAGATAAAAGCAAAGGATTTGAGGTGCAATTAAACTCAAGCGTTACTTTTAGTGATGCTTATATTATTCCTAACTACCAGAATAGATATGGTCAGGGAAGTTCTGCATCAGAGTTTTATTATAATAATGATGATGAAACTTCTTTGAATTATCAGGATTGGTCAGACACTTATGGATTTAAGTATGTTGATGGTCGTGGTAGTGGTGTTAACGATCACTTGGACGAATCCTGGGGGCCTCGTATGGATATTGGGTTACAACTGTCGCAGTTCACTAGTCCTGTAGCGGATGGCGTATATCAAAAAACACCATGGATCTCACATCCTGATAACGTGAAAGACTTTTTTGAAACAGGGGTGACTGTTGACAATAGTTTGTCAATTCAGGGAGCTTCTGATAAAGGAAGTACACGTTTGTTTCTGTCGCGTCAGGATATTACCGGAACTATTCCTAACACTGATATGGATAGAACAACTGCCAGTTTAAGCGGTTCTATTACTGCTGCTAAACGATTAACAGCACAAGGGGCTGTTACTTATACACAAACAAAATCGGATAACGTTCCGAGTCAGGGATATACTGCCAATAACCCAATGCAATCGATTGGTGGATGGTTTGGCCGTCAGGTAGATATGGCTGCTTTGAAAGAAAATTGGGATACGTATAATATTCATGGTAATCCTTACAACTGGAATTCCAACTTCCATAATAACCCGTACTGGACAGTGAATAAAAATACCAACTCATTGCAAAAAGACCGTATTTATGGTAATATGACTTTGAATTATCAATTAACTGACTGGCTAAGTGTAATGGGACGTTTAGGTGTTGACTGGTTTCACTTGTTTACAAAACAAGTTGCAGCTGATGGCTCTAACGGTGTTCAGGCCGGTGGAGAATTTACGCAGAAACAAACTTTTCAGCATGAGTTAAATACTGATCTTATTTTTAGTTTTAATAAACAAATTACAAGTGATTTCGGGTTGAACGGTACTGTTGGTGCCAACTACCGCGATTATAACCGTCATTATACAGAATTTTCAGCCAGTTCGTTAACTGTACCTGATTTGTATACCATTGGAAACGTAAACGGAAACCCAAGTGTTTCGCAATTCGATAGTGAACTGCAATCAAACTCTGTTTTTGGATCGGTATCATTCGACTATAAAAAATGGCTCTACCTGGATTTAACAGGGCGTAACGACTGGAGTTCAACACTGCCTGCTGATAGCTGGTCATTCTTCTACCCATCGGCAACAATGAGTTGGTTAGCCACCGAAGCGTTGCCAATTAAATCTAATATTCTTTCGTTTGCTAAATTGAGGGCAAGTTGGGCACAGGTAGGTAATGCAACAGATCCTTACCAGTTGTCAATGACTTATGAATCAGATGATCCATACAACGGAACTACACCTTTCCGTTTGCCATTAACACTTCCTCCAACAGGATTGAAACCTGAAAAGGTTGTTTCGATGGAGGTCGGTACCGAGCTTCGTTTCTTTAACAACAGGTTAGGTTTGAACGCTACTTACTACGATAAGGTTACCAAAGACCAGATTATGAAGGTTGATATCAGTGATGCAGCCGGATATGATGCTGTAATGATTAATGCCGGTGAAATAGAAAACAAAGGTATTGAGCTGGAGCTTATTGGTCAGGTGTTGAAATCGAAAAGAGGATTGAACTGGGAAGTAATGCTTAACTGGGCGAAAAACAAAAATACAGTTAATAAATTGTATGCTGACCTTAAAAAATACCAGATCGGTGCCTCTTGGGGGGCAGTTACTATCGAAGCAATTCCTGGCGAGACTTTCGGGGTGATAAAAGGCTATTCATACAACCGTAAGAACGGCGATGTGGTTGTTGGTTCCAACGGTTTGCCAACTCCGGGAGATGCTCCCGACATTATTGGTAATGTAATGCCAGATTGGATTGGAGGTATTAACAACTCATTTAGCTGGAGAAATTTCAATGCCAGTTTCCTTGTTGATATGCGTTGGGGAGGCGATGTCTTTTCTGTAACTGATTGGTTTGGTGGCATGTCGGGAGTTAGCGCAGAAACTGCACAAATGGCTTCTCGTCAAGGCGCTGAAGGATATAATATACGCGAAGTGGGGGTTGTTGTTGGGCAGGATGTGCTGAAAGATGAAACTGTTGTTAAAGAAGACGGAAGTATTAATGATATTGTAGTTTCAGCACAGGATTACTATAAAAGATATTGGGGAATTGAAAAAGCAGGTATTATCGATGGTAGTTTTATAAAACTGAGAGAAATAACTTTTGGTTATACGCTTCCATCAAGCTTGCTTGATAAAGTTGGTTTTATTAAAAGTGCCAATATTTCTTTTGTTGGTCGTAATATGGCCATTTTATGGACACATAAGTCCAACGACATCGGTATTGATCCTGAAACAGCTTTCGGAACAACTGAATCAGGCATGGGAATTGAACAATACCAGCTTCCGGCAACCCGTAATTTAGGATTTAAATTAAGTGTAACATTTTAA
- a CDS encoding SusD/RagB family nutrient-binding outer membrane lipoprotein gives MLKFKNTRFSIVLLLIVAIVSCTGDYEDINTDPNNPTTVPSTNIMAYVLNNFTANTFSLSAIGAGTLGYSNQVGKIQYAEESIYEFRESTFNSYFATVYRNQQNLKQIIMQSEEAGDVNMIAAATTYSAYIWLIATDMWRDIPFTDALGAEDDVLSPAYETQEVIYPAIMDMLEEANSLFNQEAGDALGSGDLLFSGDTELWQKFANSLRLRMACRLMDADAATAKSVIEQITGNPSTYPVIASNDENAYFYWSGADPYYEPFYTNKEVDDRDDHGLSDVLVDQLIAFNDPRLPVYAKPALSDGEYRGVIVGLKSEKVVLSEISRMGARFRDDAAGFSPYMNFAEVNFIVAEAAARGYNVGTTAEDAYEAGITASLEENGVVTADIDAYLAQDEIAYGDDMDQIYIQKWISLFKNGQEAWAETRRTDVPLLAAAPDAFYIGHSRPPFRQPYPTNEYNLNTDNIAPFWDQVEDRMWGKKMYWDVRTGVN, from the coding sequence ATGTTAAAATTTAAAAATACAAGATTTAGTATCGTACTTTTGCTAATTGTAGCAATAGTATCGTGTACAGGGGATTATGAAGATATTAATACCGATCCGAATAATCCGACCACAGTGCCATCGACAAATATTATGGCATATGTGCTTAACAACTTCACAGCAAATACTTTTAGCCTTTCCGCAATTGGAGCCGGAACCTTAGGTTATTCAAACCAGGTTGGAAAAATCCAGTATGCGGAGGAGTCAATTTATGAGTTCAGGGAAAGTACTTTCAATTCTTACTTTGCAACTGTTTATCGCAACCAGCAGAATCTGAAACAAATAATAATGCAATCAGAGGAAGCAGGCGATGTAAATATGATTGCAGCAGCAACTACTTACAGTGCTTACATTTGGTTAATTGCTACTGATATGTGGCGAGATATTCCGTTTACTGATGCACTTGGTGCCGAAGACGATGTTTTATCGCCTGCATACGAAACACAGGAAGTAATTTATCCTGCGATAATGGATATGTTAGAGGAAGCTAACTCGTTGTTTAATCAGGAGGCTGGTGATGCCTTGGGAAGTGGAGACCTTTTGTTTAGCGGAGATACCGAATTGTGGCAGAAATTTGCAAATAGTTTACGTTTACGAATGGCTTGTCGTTTAATGGATGCTGATGCTGCTACTGCTAAAAGTGTTATTGAACAGATTACAGGTAACCCATCTACTTATCCTGTTATTGCATCGAACGATGAGAATGCATATTTCTACTGGTCAGGAGCCGATCCCTATTACGAGCCATTTTATACCAATAAAGAAGTTGATGACCGTGATGACCATGGTTTGTCCGATGTATTAGTTGATCAGTTAATTGCTTTTAATGATCCGCGCTTACCTGTTTATGCCAAGCCTGCATTATCTGATGGTGAATATCGTGGCGTTATTGTTGGTTTGAAGAGTGAAAAAGTTGTTTTGAGTGAAATTTCGCGTATGGGAGCCCGCTTTCGTGATGATGCTGCCGGTTTTTCTCCTTACATGAACTTTGCAGAAGTAAACTTTATTGTTGCTGAAGCTGCAGCCAGAGGCTACAATGTTGGTACAACTGCCGAAGATGCTTACGAGGCCGGGATTACTGCTTCGTTGGAAGAAAACGGAGTTGTTACAGCTGATATTGATGCTTATTTGGCACAAGATGAAATCGCTTATGGCGATGATATGGATCAGATTTATATCCAAAAATGGATTTCACTGTTTAAAAACGGACAGGAAGCATGGGCCGAAACAAGAAGAACTGATGTTCCATTGTTGGCTGCAGCACCGGATGCTTTCTATATCGGACACAGCCGTCCACCATTCAGACAGCCATATCCAACAAACGAGTATAACTTGAATACAGACAACATTGCACCTTTTTGGGATCAGGTAGAAGATCGCATGTGGGGTAAAAAAATGTACTGGGACGTTCGCACAGGTGTTAATTAA
- a CDS encoding sugar phosphate nucleotidyltransferase, whose amino-acid sequence MKPTLLILAAGMGSRFGGLKQVEPVGPNEEAIIDYTIFDAIRAGFGKVVFVIRESFADAFKEKFEAKLSGKIDVEYVFQELDNLPEGFSLPEGREKPWGTAHAILVAKDVINEPFCAINADDFYGEGAYQIMADFLNNSVQEQTFSMIGYQLKNTLSEHGSVSRGMCTVNEKNNLIKIVETHKIFKKENAAVTIAEDGSETPLTGNERVSMNFWGFHPSIFKTLESKFVKFLETEIDKPKSEMYIPSVVFEMIEDKEVEVKVLEANSPWFGVTYKEDKPIVVNKINALIKEGVYPAKLW is encoded by the coding sequence ATGAAACCAACCTTACTCATACTGGCTGCCGGAATGGGAAGTCGTTTTGGAGGCCTTAAACAGGTTGAACCTGTTGGCCCAAATGAAGAGGCAATTATCGACTACACAATTTTCGACGCCATTCGCGCCGGTTTTGGCAAAGTAGTTTTTGTAATTCGCGAAAGTTTTGCCGATGCTTTTAAAGAAAAGTTTGAAGCAAAACTAAGTGGTAAAATCGATGTGGAATATGTTTTTCAGGAGCTGGATAACCTGCCTGAAGGTTTTTCATTGCCCGAAGGACGTGAAAAACCCTGGGGAACAGCGCATGCAATATTGGTTGCCAAAGACGTCATTAACGAGCCTTTTTGCGCAATAAATGCCGACGACTTTTACGGAGAGGGAGCCTACCAGATTATGGCCGACTTCCTGAACAACTCAGTGCAGGAACAAACTTTTTCGATGATCGGTTACCAACTTAAAAACACGTTGTCGGAACACGGATCAGTTTCGCGGGGTATGTGCACGGTAAACGAAAAGAACAACCTGATAAAGATTGTTGAGACTCACAAAATATTCAAAAAAGAAAATGCTGCCGTTACCATTGCGGAAGATGGATCGGAAACTCCTTTAACAGGAAACGAAAGAGTGTCGATGAATTTCTGGGGTTTTCATCCTTCGATTTTCAAGACACTGGAAAGCAAATTTGTAAAATTCCTTGAAACTGAGATAGACAAACCAAAATCAGAAATGTACATTCCTTCGGTAGTTTTCGAAATGATCGAAGACAAAGAGGTGGAAGTAAAAGTACTTGAAGCCAACTCGCCGTGGTTTGGCGTAACTTACAAAGAGGACAAACCAATTGTGGTAAATAAAATTAACGCCTTAATTAAAGAAGGTGTGTATCCGGCGAAACTCTGGTAA
- a CDS encoding aminoglycoside phosphotransferase family protein: MTDLKSIAQNFQLEAEIENVKPLGEGFINDTFIITTKNSGPRYILQRKNKNIFSPIPAMMENIEKVCTHIKKKVVDAGGDPLREAMTVIPAKDEELYFLDDEEEFWAVCLFIEDTIAYEAAETPELAYAGGKGIGKFQSLVADLKEPLVNILPGFHDIRYRFKQWNEVLAKDPVGRKEKVSEEISWIESRKSEMLAFWELVENGEIPTRISHNDTKINNILFDKNGEVLCVIDLDTVLNSTVLNDFGDAMRFYTNTGLEDDTNLENVSMDMAIFKAFSKGYLEETASFLIPKEIEYLAFSARYITYEQILRFLMDYIDGDNYYKTKSTDHNLVRARAQYKLLQSMEEQFAEMDSFVKLYVSELQN, encoded by the coding sequence ATGACGGATCTAAAAAGCATTGCACAAAACTTTCAGCTCGAAGCCGAAATTGAAAACGTAAAACCATTGGGCGAAGGTTTTATAAACGACACCTTTATTATTACTACCAAAAACAGTGGTCCCCGGTATATTCTGCAGCGCAAAAACAAAAACATCTTCTCTCCCATCCCCGCGATGATGGAAAATATTGAAAAAGTTTGCACGCACATTAAAAAGAAAGTTGTTGATGCCGGTGGCGATCCGTTGCGGGAGGCAATGACCGTCATTCCCGCCAAGGATGAAGAACTGTATTTTCTTGATGACGAAGAAGAATTTTGGGCAGTTTGTCTTTTTATAGAAGACACCATCGCTTATGAAGCTGCAGAAACACCGGAACTGGCGTATGCCGGTGGTAAAGGAATTGGAAAATTCCAATCGCTGGTAGCCGATTTAAAAGAGCCGCTTGTAAATATTCTTCCTGGTTTTCACGATATCCGTTACCGTTTTAAACAGTGGAACGAGGTGCTGGCAAAAGATCCGGTTGGCAGAAAAGAAAAAGTGAGCGAAGAAATTTCGTGGATCGAAAGTAGAAAATCGGAAATGCTGGCATTTTGGGAGTTGGTGGAAAACGGAGAAATTCCAACACGCATCAGTCACAACGACACCAAAATAAACAACATTTTATTCGATAAAAACGGCGAAGTACTTTGTGTTATTGATTTAGACACCGTACTTAACAGCACCGTACTAAACGACTTTGGCGATGCCATGCGTTTTTACACCAACACCGGTTTGGAAGACGATACAAATCTGGAAAATGTTTCGATGGACATGGCCATCTTTAAAGCTTTTTCCAAAGGATATCTGGAGGAAACAGCTTCATTCCTGATCCCGAAAGAAATTGAATACCTGGCATTTTCAGCGCGTTACATTACCTACGAACAGATTTTGCGATTTTTGATGGATTACATTGACGGAGATAATTATTACAAAACCAAATCTACCGATCATAATTTGGTTCGTGCACGCGCACAATACAAATTATTGCAAAGCATGGAAGAACAGTTTGCTGAAATGGACAGCTTTGTAAAATTGTATGTTTCGGAACTACAGAATTAG
- a CDS encoding OmpH family outer membrane protein, which yields MRNLMKLMAVLMFTVASYTAANAQSLKFGHIDLQALVQVMPERTAAETEFNTFQGELEEILGEMQKDYQTKLAEFEAMGEEVSEIKRNAKIAEIQDVQQRIQNYQVTAQQQVQQKQAELLGPVFDKAEEAIEAVAKEQGLIYVFDSGAGNRTILYKSNQSVDVLPLVKAKLGIQ from the coding sequence ATGAGAAATTTAATGAAATTAATGGCAGTGCTTATGTTCACTGTAGCATCATATACTGCTGCCAATGCGCAATCTTTAAAATTCGGTCATATCGACCTGCAAGCGTTGGTTCAGGTTATGCCGGAACGAACTGCTGCTGAAACCGAGTTCAATACCTTCCAGGGGGAATTGGAAGAAATTCTTGGTGAAATGCAAAAGGACTACCAGACAAAATTAGCCGAATTTGAAGCAATGGGAGAAGAGGTTTCTGAAATTAAAAGAAACGCAAAGATTGCCGAAATTCAGGATGTACAACAACGCATTCAGAATTATCAGGTTACTGCTCAACAGCAAGTACAACAAAAACAAGCTGAGCTTTTAGGACCTGTTTTTGATAAAGCAGAAGAGGCCATTGAAGCAGTAGCTAAAGAACAAGGTCTGATTTATGTTTTCGATTCAGGTGCAGGAAACAGAACTATTCTTTACAAGTCGAACCAAAGTGTTGACGTTTTACCATTAGTAAAAGCTAAATTGGGTATTCAATAA
- a CDS encoding glycosyltransferase, whose product MKAAKINKENDKKDRVANAKLFEVAWEVCNQVGGIYTVIRSKVPSVIKEWGNDNYFLIGPYFADQAAAHFDPATDFSTPIGKAVLEMQSRGFEVYYGQWIVSGRPNVILFNPYSIYDKLGEIKYYLFKDYNIAIPDGDELLDKVAAFGFQVKEFFHYLCGSDFCNDNVIAHFHEWMAGLPIPGIRKSNLNIKTVFTTHATLLGRYLAMNDQEFYSHLPFYNWEEEANKFNVAPIAHIERASAHGAHVFTTVSEVTARECTHLLGRTPDMILPNGLNIERFEATHEVQNQHVQVKKKIHEFVMGHFFQSYSFDLDKTLYFFTSGRYEYQNKGYDLTLEALARLNWKMQQAGTDMTVVSFFITKRPFYSFNPEVLQSKAQIEDVGRVVEEIKEQVGDRLYNEITRSTGPYEFPDLRALVDDYLRLKLRRNVQSWKTQNLPKVVTHALVDDAKDEILNFLRTSNLVNNRHDKVKIVYHPDFISTTNPLFKMDYTQFVRGCHLGIFPSMYEPWGYTPLECLASGLPSITSNLAGFGDYVVSNVEDHDNKGMLIIDRTDGNFNRAAEELANMLFEFVSLSRRDRIALRYRCEEAAMHFDWSNLGKFYNDAYKLVSER is encoded by the coding sequence ATGAAAGCAGCGAAGATAAATAAGGAGAATGATAAAAAGGATCGGGTGGCAAACGCCAAATTATTTGAAGTAGCCTGGGAAGTTTGTAACCAGGTTGGAGGTATTTATACGGTAATTCGTTCAAAAGTACCATCGGTTATTAAGGAGTGGGGAAACGACAACTATTTCCTTATCGGGCCTTATTTTGCCGATCAGGCGGCAGCACATTTCGATCCGGCAACCGATTTTTCCACGCCTATTGGTAAAGCTGTTTTAGAAATGCAATCACGGGGCTTCGAAGTGTATTACGGACAATGGATCGTCTCTGGTCGCCCGAATGTGATTCTTTTCAATCCTTATTCGATTTATGACAAGCTTGGTGAAATAAAATATTACCTGTTTAAAGATTACAATATTGCCATTCCCGATGGCGATGAATTGCTGGATAAAGTTGCGGCTTTTGGATTTCAGGTGAAAGAGTTTTTCCATTATTTGTGCGGAAGCGATTTCTGTAACGATAATGTTATAGCGCACTTTCACGAGTGGATGGCTGGTTTGCCAATTCCCGGAATTCGCAAATCGAACCTGAATATAAAAACGGTATTTACAACCCACGCAACGTTGCTGGGCCGTTACCTGGCAATGAATGATCAGGAATTTTACAGTCATTTGCCTTTTTACAATTGGGAAGAAGAGGCCAATAAATTTAATGTGGCGCCCATTGCTCATATCGAGCGGGCATCGGCACACGGTGCACATGTATTTACAACTGTTAGTGAGGTAACGGCGCGCGAGTGTACACATTTGTTGGGCCGAACACCCGATATGATTTTGCCTAACGGATTGAATATTGAGCGTTTTGAAGCGACACACGAGGTGCAAAACCAGCACGTTCAGGTGAAGAAAAAGATCCATGAGTTTGTAATGGGGCACTTTTTTCAGAGTTATTCTTTCGACCTTGATAAAACCCTGTATTTTTTTACGTCAGGACGTTACGAATACCAAAATAAAGGTTACGATTTAACGCTCGAAGCACTGGCGCGATTGAACTGGAAAATGCAGCAGGCCGGAACGGATATGACGGTAGTTTCGTTCTTTATTACAAAACGCCCGTTCTATTCATTCAATCCTGAGGTGTTGCAATCGAAAGCACAGATTGAGGATGTAGGCCGCGTAGTAGAAGAAATTAAAGAACAGGTGGGAGATAGGCTGTACAACGAAATTACACGATCAACAGGTCCTTATGAGTTTCCGGATTTAAGGGCTTTGGTTGACGATTACCTGAGACTAAAATTGCGACGTAACGTACAGAGTTGGAAAACACAGAACCTGCCCAAGGTGGTAACTCATGCTTTGGTTGACGATGCGAAGGATGAAATTCTGAATTTTCTGCGTACGTCGAACCTGGTGAATAACCGACACGATAAAGTTAAGATTGTATATCATCCTGATTTTATTTCAACAACGAACCCACTGTTTAAAATGGATTACACGCAGTTTGTGCGCGGATGCCACCTCGGAATTTTCCCGAGTATGTACGAACCTTGGGGGTATACCCCGCTTGAATGTTTGGCCAGTGGTTTACCATCGATAACCAGTAACTTGGCCGGATTTGGTGATTATGTGGTGAGCAATGTTGAAGATCACGATAACAAAGGAATGTTAATTATCGATCGCACCGATGGTAATTTTAACCGGGCAGCCGAAGAGCTGGCAAACATGTTATTCGAGTTTGTAAGCTTATCGCGTCGCGACAGGATTGCATTGCGTTATCGTTGCGAGGAAGCGGCTATGCACTTCGATTGGTCGAACCTGGGAAAATTCTATAATGATGCTTATAAACTGGTTTCTGAGCGCTAA